A stretch of Flexivirga aerilata DNA encodes these proteins:
- a CDS encoding sulfate permease — protein MIRPIWAFSAHTRYYLRRYMPTNRLLDAIRRRRNLKWGIPAMLLAVPYLLIASICTNALADGAPGWLHLVVLWAVWNALKFIIMGPVSLILLIRARTQEAIARHRKRQATRDSSQSQAPMTAGAVR, from the coding sequence ATGATCCGCCCGATCTGGGCGTTCAGCGCCCACACCCGCTATTACCTGCGCCGCTACATGCCGACCAACCGGCTGCTCGACGCGATCCGGCGCCGACGCAACTTGAAGTGGGGCATCCCCGCGATGCTCCTCGCCGTGCCCTACCTGCTAATCGCGAGCATCTGCACCAACGCCCTCGCTGACGGTGCCCCAGGCTGGCTGCATCTGGTCGTGCTGTGGGCGGTGTGGAACGCGCTGAAGTTCATCATCATGGGACCGGTCAGCCTCATCCTCCTGATTCGCGCCCGGACCCAGGAAGCCATCGCCCGGCACCGCAAGCGGCAGGCCACCCGTGACAGCTCGCAGTCCCAGGCGCCCATGACCGCAGGGGCGGTCCGATGA
- a CDS encoding ThiF family adenylyltransferase, producing the protein MSRGNRATLSAWQKHLVDELRSLARDHPRDVRIAQQPQVGTGGDATLRLRLHTADIPYRPGGLELGEDEEFIVKIRPSLFSPPSAEVDHTRFLGFPHVLQGQRLCIYLDPSREWRPSAGMAGFLSRLWDWLTDAACGAFDPSTAMYHAVGGVLHHADDTPTIVVREPGPPKRQQIARLLARSPHRYDLTYSTDRDGHRTPVFVLASDLPFGAASTFALFLTLLDDPHLHRAEGRQPEVSPQSPAFLTSLLASALRNPDGTEQYFVLAVPHPAGGPHHLLGGRLPSTTADALRRLAKKHGTAVNLDPAIINADIPIEWCNMSDERQEVTTRRDDNRPVNGFQGWTVHIWGCGGLGSWLAEFIARAGASTITVCDPGTITGGLLVRQNYTEADIGQTKADALATRLRAIRDDLTVTVAEGSVPDPAVSLSADLIIDATVSHSITTYLDTLAGEDRTALIAQVATDARTGTLGIANICAPGAPGTPSELDDQAGRSVVADGALELYHPLWEEAAEGDELIPTRGCSVPTFHGSAADLAAVAATLVNMIGLHLQQAETPVSGTHLIALPHAPAGPRHHFLPAASDSRE; encoded by the coding sequence ATGAGCCGAGGCAACCGGGCCACGCTGTCGGCCTGGCAGAAGCATCTTGTTGACGAGTTGAGATCACTCGCCAGGGACCATCCCCGCGACGTGCGGATAGCTCAGCAGCCCCAGGTTGGTACCGGCGGCGACGCCACCCTCCGACTCCGGCTCCACACTGCCGACATCCCTTACCGTCCCGGCGGGCTGGAACTTGGAGAAGACGAGGAGTTCATCGTCAAGATTCGCCCCTCGCTGTTCTCGCCGCCGAGCGCGGAGGTTGACCACACCCGCTTCCTCGGTTTCCCGCACGTCCTCCAAGGGCAGCGGCTCTGCATCTATCTCGACCCCTCCCGTGAGTGGCGGCCGTCCGCCGGAATGGCCGGATTTCTCAGCCGACTGTGGGACTGGCTCACCGATGCCGCCTGCGGAGCATTCGATCCCTCGACCGCGATGTACCACGCTGTCGGAGGAGTGCTCCACCACGCAGACGACACCCCCACCATCGTCGTCCGCGAACCTGGGCCGCCGAAGCGGCAGCAGATCGCCCGGCTCCTCGCCCGCTCACCGCACCGCTACGACCTCACCTACTCGACCGACCGCGACGGACACCGCACGCCCGTCTTTGTCCTCGCGAGCGACCTCCCCTTCGGCGCGGCATCCACCTTCGCGCTGTTCCTGACGCTCCTGGACGACCCGCACCTTCACCGCGCCGAAGGACGACAACCAGAGGTCTCACCGCAGTCGCCCGCGTTCCTCACCTCACTCCTCGCCAGCGCTCTACGAAACCCCGACGGCACCGAGCAGTACTTCGTGCTCGCCGTGCCGCACCCCGCAGGCGGACCGCACCATCTTCTCGGCGGACGCCTCCCCTCAACTACCGCCGACGCCCTCCGGCGCCTCGCCAAGAAGCACGGCACCGCGGTCAACCTCGACCCCGCGATCATCAACGCCGACATCCCCATCGAATGGTGCAACATGTCCGACGAACGGCAAGAGGTCACAACCCGGCGCGACGACAACCGTCCCGTCAACGGCTTCCAAGGATGGACCGTCCACATCTGGGGCTGCGGCGGACTCGGCTCATGGCTCGCCGAATTCATCGCACGCGCCGGAGCCAGCACCATCACGGTCTGCGACCCCGGCACCATCACCGGCGGACTGCTCGTGCGACAGAATTACACCGAAGCCGACATCGGCCAGACCAAGGCCGATGCCCTCGCCACACGCCTCCGCGCGATCCGCGACGACCTGACCGTCACCGTCGCAGAAGGAAGCGTCCCCGATCCAGCCGTCTCCCTGTCCGCGGACCTCATCATCGATGCCACCGTCAGCCACAGCATCACCACCTACCTCGACACCCTCGCCGGCGAAGACCGCACGGCACTCATTGCCCAGGTCGCCACCGACGCCAGGACGGGAACGCTCGGTATCGCCAACATCTGCGCGCCCGGTGCCCCCGGTACACCGTCTGAGCTTGACGACCAGGCAGGACGCTCGGTAGTGGCCGATGGTGCGCTGGAGCTGTACCACCCACTCTGGGAGGAAGCAGCCGAAGGCGACGAACTAATCCCCACCAGAGGATGCTCCGTACCCACGTTCCACGGCTCGGCCGCAGACCTCGCTGCCGTCGCCGCGACACTCGTCAACATGATCGGCCTGCACCTCCAACAGGCAGAGACGCCTGTTTCAGGAACCCACCTCATCGCCCTGCCACACGCACCAGCCGGCCCACGGCATCACTTCCTCCCCGCGGCGTCGGACTCCCGCGAATGA
- a CDS encoding SMODS domain-containing nucleotidyltransferase: MKLTDYFNVLLEDTVNLGQVKLDSLDSRVEAVYKALKADEQIGHLILGKTPQGSWAHKTIINPVGSNEFDADFMLDMSENADWSDDPKKYIEEVYAALHRHSTYGNMPHSRKCRCVRLVYANSMHLDIVPRLNLADGREVIVNRDDNAWELTDPQGFTDWMKSKDALAKGNLRKVIRLMKYLRDHKNSFTGTRSILLTTLLGEQVTELRTLLDPGYYSDVPTTLLHLVKDLDAWLQARPTKPSIPDPSGSGVTFDHRWEQSTYSYFRDRIRVHAAEIEEAHEEEDKERSIELWQGIFGDGFKAPATSSSSAKFPAAAPAAASTVGRSGRAG, translated from the coding sequence ATGAAGCTCACTGACTACTTCAACGTCCTGCTCGAGGACACCGTTAACCTCGGCCAGGTGAAACTCGACTCGCTCGACTCTCGCGTCGAGGCGGTTTACAAGGCGTTGAAGGCCGACGAGCAGATCGGGCACCTGATCCTCGGCAAGACGCCCCAGGGCTCGTGGGCGCACAAGACCATCATCAACCCGGTGGGCAGCAACGAGTTCGACGCGGACTTCATGCTCGATATGAGCGAGAACGCTGACTGGTCCGATGATCCCAAGAAGTACATCGAGGAGGTCTACGCGGCTCTGCACCGCCACAGCACCTACGGCAACATGCCGCACTCACGCAAGTGCCGTTGCGTCCGACTCGTCTACGCGAACTCCATGCACCTGGACATCGTGCCGCGCCTCAACCTCGCCGATGGTCGCGAAGTCATCGTCAACCGCGACGACAACGCCTGGGAGCTGACCGACCCCCAGGGCTTCACGGACTGGATGAAGAGCAAGGACGCGCTCGCGAAGGGCAACCTCCGCAAGGTCATTCGACTGATGAAGTACCTGCGCGACCACAAGAACTCCTTCACCGGCACGCGGTCCATTCTCCTGACGACACTGCTCGGCGAGCAGGTCACCGAGCTGCGCACGCTGCTCGACCCCGGCTACTACAGCGACGTCCCCACGACTCTCCTGCACCTCGTCAAGGACCTCGACGCCTGGCTCCAGGCACGCCCGACCAAGCCCTCCATTCCAGACCCGTCGGGGTCCGGGGTCACCTTCGACCATCGGTGGGAGCAGTCCACCTACAGCTACTTCCGGGACCGCATTCGTGTCCACGCCGCCGAAATCGAGGAGGCGCACGAGGAGGAGGACAAGGAGCGCAGCATCGAGCTGTGGCAGGGCATCTTCGGTGACGGCTTCAAGGCTCCGGCTACCTCGTCTAGCAGCGCGAAGTTCCCGGCGGCAGCTCCCGCGGCCGCCTCCACCGTGGGGCGGTCTGGCCGCGCGGGATGA
- a CDS encoding CBASS cGAMP-activated phospholipase has product MPAGQADAPGRQDHPSTTIEPRPPSVDRFQILALDGGGAKALFTAHVLARLEQDLGVSIKDSFDLIAGTSAGGIVALGLGAGLTPSEIVGHYEELVGAVFPAVRRRLWRRPRQLTAPIYDGDALRTALTKVLGEGLLGDSAKRLVIPAWDVQRGSVHIFKTPHHTRLARDWRIPMVDIAMATSAAPLYFPAARVDGHRLIDGGVWANNPSVVAIAEAVSMLDVPLASIRVLNVGTIDQLTNHPKRLDRGGLFNWAKPIAPLILTAGSRGGQGIAEHLIGKAAFTRFDALVPGGLYALDSADPSDVAGLAASVSRELSPIYTARFADHRAADYTPLIGDRRRGDPTSTSTTEVSDEAH; this is encoded by the coding sequence ATGCCCGCCGGGCAGGCCGACGCGCCCGGGCGGCAGGACCATCCATCCACGACGATCGAGCCAAGGCCCCCATCCGTCGATCGCTTCCAGATTCTCGCCCTCGATGGCGGCGGAGCCAAGGCACTGTTCACCGCTCACGTGCTGGCGCGGCTGGAACAGGACCTCGGCGTGAGCATCAAGGACTCGTTCGACTTGATCGCCGGGACGTCGGCGGGTGGGATCGTCGCGCTCGGGTTGGGTGCCGGTCTCACCCCGAGCGAGATCGTGGGGCACTACGAAGAACTGGTCGGGGCGGTCTTCCCGGCCGTGCGCCGGCGCCTGTGGCGGCGGCCTCGCCAACTCACTGCACCCATCTACGACGGCGATGCGCTGCGCACTGCCTTGACGAAGGTGCTCGGCGAGGGGCTGCTGGGAGATAGCGCGAAGCGGTTGGTCATCCCGGCGTGGGACGTGCAACGAGGCTCCGTGCACATCTTCAAGACGCCGCACCACACACGGCTCGCCCGAGACTGGCGCATCCCGATGGTGGACATCGCGATGGCGACCTCGGCGGCACCGCTCTACTTTCCTGCCGCGCGTGTCGATGGACACCGCCTCATCGACGGCGGAGTGTGGGCGAACAACCCCTCTGTCGTCGCGATCGCCGAGGCCGTGAGCATGCTCGACGTACCGCTCGCCTCGATCAGGGTGCTCAACGTCGGCACCATCGACCAGCTCACGAACCACCCCAAGCGCCTCGACCGCGGCGGGCTGTTCAATTGGGCGAAGCCGATCGCGCCACTGATCCTCACAGCCGGCAGCCGTGGCGGACAGGGCATCGCTGAGCATCTGATCGGCAAGGCCGCTTTCACCAGGTTCGATGCTCTCGTGCCGGGTGGACTGTACGCACTCGACTCGGCAGACCCGAGCGATGTCGCCGGCCTCGCCGCGTCCGTGAGCCGCGAGCTCAGCCCCATCTATACCGCGCGGTTCGCAGATCATCGCGCGGCCGACTACACACCGTTGATCGGAGACCGACGCCGCGGCGATCCGACCAGCACGTCGACCACGGAGGTCTCCGATGAAGCTCACTGA
- a CDS encoding ImmA/IrrE family metallo-endopeptidase: protein MNLEGCVDQALSLLTDDVRARFAGDPFGVLRDDLELTVRAVEHLASSRDDGGACDGVSFLQDGVILYAPTPASRRENFTLSHELGHWLAERAPDIYDWMADQDEPGRLLETVCDRIAQRLLLPESAATAVIANGPIRAQHLVDLYNTSQASRPVCAIAIAKHLPGLGAIAIIDRYTGTVTHASVKPDPEQGWPTAFPWRDQKLTEGHSLLGLAPGASAARRLSWRTPWGTQADFYVDAIGDDKRVMAVFCDRDIWEVEQFHAPFQRDFDTRPLLTGSCCGTSFERRGYPCSDCGQPFCPRCGDCRCQRDAKRALTCTECFLQFQPHLVVDGLCVDCRS, encoded by the coding sequence ATGAACCTGGAAGGTTGTGTTGACCAGGCACTGTCCCTGCTGACGGATGACGTTCGAGCCCGCTTCGCCGGGGACCCATTTGGCGTCCTCCGCGACGACCTTGAGCTGACTGTCAGAGCCGTCGAACACCTAGCTAGTTCCCGTGACGACGGTGGCGCATGTGATGGCGTCTCGTTCCTCCAAGACGGGGTGATCCTGTATGCGCCCACGCCAGCGAGTCGGCGTGAGAACTTTACTCTCTCCCACGAACTTGGGCATTGGCTCGCCGAGAGGGCGCCGGACATCTATGACTGGATGGCCGACCAGGACGAGCCCGGCCGCCTTCTCGAAACCGTCTGTGACCGGATCGCCCAGCGATTGCTCTTGCCCGAGTCTGCGGCAACAGCGGTCATCGCCAACGGACCGATCAGAGCGCAGCACCTGGTCGACCTCTATAACACCTCCCAGGCCAGCCGGCCGGTGTGTGCGATCGCTATCGCCAAGCACCTGCCCGGCTTGGGGGCCATCGCCATCATCGACCGCTACACCGGCACCGTTACGCACGCCAGCGTCAAGCCCGACCCCGAGCAAGGCTGGCCCACCGCTTTCCCTTGGCGTGACCAGAAGCTCACTGAAGGCCACTCCCTACTCGGCCTGGCACCAGGAGCATCTGCGGCTCGGCGCCTTTCCTGGCGAACCCCCTGGGGCACGCAAGCAGACTTCTACGTCGACGCGATCGGGGACGACAAGCGCGTCATGGCCGTGTTCTGCGATCGAGACATTTGGGAGGTCGAGCAGTTTCATGCGCCCTTCCAACGCGACTTCGACACCCGCCCCCTGCTCACAGGATCATGCTGCGGGACCAGTTTCGAGCGCCGAGGGTACCCCTGCTCGGACTGTGGCCAGCCGTTCTGTCCTCGTTGCGGCGACTGCCGCTGTCAGCGAGATGCCAAGCGCGCACTGACCTGCACCGAGTGCTTCCTTCAGTTCCAGCCACACCTCGTTGTCGACGGCCTCTGCGTGGACTGCCGTTCCTGA
- a CDS encoding helix-turn-helix domain-containing protein, with translation MNDDERDRLVAELLERPQERELILRDVELNDRERVELDGIVETADALWLAAQGAPALEDDPVAAMLGLLPDSECRLDSAALSRVRKRARLSVSDVAARLHERGWQFDKSDVFRWETRTAADVPPAVVQAIADIFGAPVDDLISAPSSASLPDHVGAVRAHPLFEHLVTRWSQARRVSRAVAAATLESRMLATVHRGEPDTEQLLRSLDALVASVEQADRG, from the coding sequence ATGAATGACGACGAACGCGACAGACTTGTCGCAGAGCTGCTTGAACGACCCCAAGAGCGCGAACTTATCCTGCGTGACGTCGAGCTGAACGACCGAGAGCGCGTAGAACTTGATGGCATCGTTGAGACGGCGGATGCACTCTGGCTCGCCGCCCAAGGCGCGCCAGCACTTGAAGATGACCCCGTGGCAGCAATGCTGGGTCTACTCCCTGACAGCGAATGCCGTCTCGACTCTGCCGCGTTGTCTCGTGTAAGAAAGCGTGCGCGACTGAGCGTCAGTGACGTTGCCGCACGCTTGCATGAGCGAGGGTGGCAGTTCGACAAGAGCGACGTTTTCAGGTGGGAGACTCGTACAGCGGCAGACGTACCTCCCGCCGTGGTCCAGGCAATCGCTGACATCTTCGGAGCACCGGTAGACGACCTGATCTCAGCACCGTCATCGGCTTCTCTGCCCGATCACGTAGGCGCTGTACGCGCGCATCCGCTGTTTGAACACCTCGTCACGCGCTGGTCACAGGCCCGACGAGTGTCACGTGCTGTGGCTGCTGCGACGCTCGAAAGCCGGATGCTTGCGACCGTACACCGAGGAGAGCCCGACACAGAGCAACTGTTGCGCTCGCTCGACGCCCTTGTCGCTTCTGTCGAGCAAGCCGACCGCGGGTGA
- a CDS encoding sigma-70 family RNA polymerase sigma factor: MTDMPPDLGALYLRHRDAMHKVAASVLREAGRASEAEDAVQDAIVSIMASPPENVRNWEASLVTAAKRKALDRIRSAEVRHAGPEFVEAVHDRADDSDLAEDIAEAIDQQERAGHAWDCLAILDERHRKAVWETAALGRPRSEVAAEMNVSPARVSQMSTRSLALLREEMHRKEEGK, translated from the coding sequence ATGACCGACATGCCGCCAGACCTCGGTGCTCTCTACCTCCGCCATCGAGACGCTATGCACAAGGTTGCGGCCTCAGTGCTGCGCGAGGCTGGTCGCGCCTCTGAGGCGGAGGACGCGGTGCAGGACGCGATCGTCTCCATCATGGCTTCGCCGCCGGAGAATGTGCGGAACTGGGAAGCATCTCTCGTGACCGCGGCGAAGCGAAAGGCGCTGGATCGAATCAGATCAGCAGAGGTACGGCACGCCGGGCCTGAGTTCGTCGAAGCCGTCCATGACCGTGCCGATGACTCCGACCTCGCGGAAGACATTGCGGAAGCCATCGACCAACAAGAACGGGCTGGTCATGCGTGGGACTGTCTCGCGATATTGGACGAACGCCATCGAAAGGCGGTGTGGGAGACCGCGGCGTTGGGACGGCCGCGATCTGAGGTGGCAGCCGAAATGAACGTGAGTCCGGCGCGTGTGAGCCAGATGTCGACACGATCGCTAGCGCTCCTTCGAGAGGAAATGCACAGAAAGGAGGAAGGGAAATGA
- a CDS encoding GNAT family protein — translation MWPVAVAGHWRGAEVKLRPLRVRADRREFVALRGVNAAWTRPWDSTAPGAPARSMTFAQMVRFQDREAVEGRLLPFAVEVDGRLAGQMHLFGISRGALLSGAAGYWIGEEWAGRSITPFALALLIDHALGPAELHRVEVNIRPDNAKSLRVVDKLGLRDEGLRERYLHINGEWHDHRTFAVTAEDLGGGSMVQRLRDRFGGV, via the coding sequence GTGTGGCCGGTCGCGGTCGCCGGCCACTGGCGCGGCGCGGAGGTGAAGCTGCGGCCGTTGCGGGTGCGCGCCGACCGCCGGGAGTTCGTCGCGCTGCGGGGGGTCAACGCCGCCTGGACCCGGCCGTGGGACTCCACCGCGCCCGGCGCCCCCGCGCGCTCGATGACCTTCGCGCAGATGGTCCGATTCCAGGATCGGGAGGCGGTCGAGGGCCGGCTGCTGCCCTTCGCGGTCGAGGTCGACGGCCGGCTCGCCGGGCAGATGCACCTCTTCGGGATCTCGCGCGGTGCACTGCTGTCCGGGGCCGCCGGCTACTGGATCGGCGAGGAGTGGGCCGGCCGGTCGATCACGCCGTTCGCGCTCGCGCTGCTGATCGACCACGCCCTCGGGCCCGCCGAACTGCACCGGGTCGAGGTGAACATCCGCCCCGACAACGCCAAGAGCCTGCGCGTCGTCGACAAGCTCGGGCTGCGCGACGAAGGGCTGCGCGAGCGCTACCTGCACATCAACGGCGAATGGCACGACCATCGCACGTTCGCGGTCACCGCCGAAGACCTCGGGGGCGGCTCGATGGTGCAACGGCTGCGGGACAGATTCGGCGGAGTTTGA
- a CDS encoding MogA/MoaB family molybdenum cofactor biosynthesis protein translates to MTRAVVIACSNRASAGVYDDRSGAILEEALRGWGYDVRRDVVPDGPPVGDALRRALGDGARLVLTTGGTGLSPTDRTPEETEPLLDRQVPGIAEALRAAGAAKGVPTAVLSRGLAGVAGRTLVVNLPGSTGGVRDALEVLEPLVPHALSQLDGGDH, encoded by the coding sequence ATGACGCGTGCTGTCGTGATCGCCTGCTCCAACCGGGCGTCCGCCGGCGTCTATGACGACCGGTCCGGCGCGATCCTGGAGGAGGCCCTGCGCGGCTGGGGGTATGACGTGCGTCGCGACGTCGTGCCGGACGGTCCGCCCGTCGGCGACGCGCTCCGGCGCGCGCTCGGCGACGGGGCCCGGCTCGTGCTCACCACTGGCGGCACCGGACTCAGCCCGACCGACCGGACACCGGAGGAGACCGAGCCGCTGCTCGATCGGCAGGTGCCCGGCATCGCCGAGGCGCTGCGCGCGGCCGGCGCCGCGAAGGGTGTGCCGACGGCGGTGCTGTCCCGCGGCCTCGCCGGGGTGGCGGGCCGCACGCTCGTGGTCAACCTGCCGGGCTCGACCGGCGGGGTCCGCGACGCCCTCGAGGTGCTCGAACCGCTGGTGCCGCACGCACTTTCGCAGCTCGACGGGGGCGACCATTAG
- the moaC gene encoding cyclic pyranopterin monophosphate synthase MoaC, protein MSADRPERTRLTHVRDDGSAHMVDVSGKPVTARVARAAGRVLLSDNAVRALRDGDVPKGDALAVARIAGIQAAKRTPELVPLAHPVAVHAVDVDLVVADDGVDITAEVRTADRTGIEMEALTSVSVAALALVDMIKAVDKHARITDIRVTAKSGGRSGDWVEQ, encoded by the coding sequence ATGAGCGCGGACCGACCAGAGCGCACCCGCCTGACCCACGTCCGCGACGACGGCAGCGCGCACATGGTCGACGTCAGCGGCAAACCGGTGACCGCTCGCGTCGCGCGCGCCGCGGGCCGGGTGTTGTTGTCGGACAACGCCGTTCGGGCGCTGCGGGACGGCGACGTGCCCAAGGGCGACGCGCTCGCGGTGGCCCGGATCGCCGGCATCCAGGCCGCCAAGCGCACCCCCGAGCTGGTGCCGCTCGCGCACCCGGTCGCCGTGCACGCCGTCGACGTCGACCTGGTCGTCGCCGACGACGGCGTCGACATCACCGCGGAGGTGCGCACCGCCGACCGCACCGGCATCGAGATGGAGGCGCTGACCAGCGTGTCCGTCGCGGCGCTCGCGCTGGTCGACATGATCAAGGCGGTCGACAAGCACGCGCGGATCACCGACATCCGGGTGACCGCGAAATCCGGTGGCCGCTCTGGTGATTGGGTGGAGCAATGA
- the glp gene encoding gephyrin-like molybdotransferase Glp: MLTYEQYQQRLVDAVPRLPAEEVAVTDPVALLGRVIATPVRSAVPLPGFTNSAMDGYAVRAADIAAASERSPVTLPVAGDIPAGDTRSLRLEPGTAWRIMTGAPVPDGADTVVQVELTDAGTEQVAIRAALPEGAAVRHAGEDVVAGDEVLPAGTLLHPRHVPVLASAGVQRISAIRRPRIAIVSTGDELVPIGGEAGHGQVVDSNGPMLAALVHEGGFELAATRRVGDTGDEVRAVLTELAADADLIVTTGGVSAGAFEPLKLAFEDSDDDFDFVKVSMQPGKPQGFGMLGDTPVFALPGNPVSSLVSFLIFVAPAARTMAGRSPALPTGTARVGERWQSPPGRTQFARVVYDDEGRVVRPVGEQGSHVLGGLAGSQALAIVPGDTTEVAVGETVAVIPLAGLA; the protein is encoded by the coding sequence GTGTTGACCTACGAGCAATATCAGCAGCGGCTGGTCGACGCGGTGCCCCGGCTGCCCGCCGAGGAGGTCGCGGTCACCGACCCGGTCGCGTTGCTGGGCCGGGTGATCGCGACCCCCGTGCGCAGCGCCGTGCCGCTGCCCGGCTTCACCAACTCCGCGATGGACGGGTATGCCGTGCGGGCCGCGGACATCGCGGCTGCCTCCGAGCGATCACCGGTCACGCTGCCGGTGGCCGGTGACATCCCGGCCGGCGACACGCGCTCGCTCCGGCTGGAGCCGGGCACCGCGTGGCGCATCATGACCGGCGCACCGGTGCCGGACGGCGCCGACACCGTCGTGCAGGTCGAACTCACCGACGCCGGCACCGAGCAGGTCGCGATCCGGGCAGCGCTGCCGGAGGGTGCCGCGGTGCGGCATGCGGGGGAGGACGTCGTCGCCGGTGACGAGGTGCTGCCCGCTGGCACCCTGCTGCACCCGCGGCACGTGCCGGTGCTGGCTTCGGCCGGGGTGCAACGCATTTCGGCGATCCGGCGGCCGCGCATCGCGATCGTCAGCACCGGCGACGAGCTGGTGCCGATCGGTGGCGAGGCCGGTCACGGGCAGGTCGTCGACTCCAACGGCCCGATGCTCGCCGCACTGGTGCACGAGGGCGGCTTCGAGCTCGCCGCGACCCGCCGCGTGGGCGACACCGGTGACGAGGTGCGTGCCGTGCTCACCGAGCTGGCCGCCGACGCCGACCTCATCGTGACCACCGGCGGCGTCAGCGCCGGGGCGTTCGAGCCGCTGAAGCTGGCCTTCGAGGACAGTGACGACGACTTCGATTTCGTCAAGGTGTCGATGCAGCCTGGGAAGCCGCAGGGCTTCGGAATGCTCGGCGACACACCGGTTTTCGCGCTGCCGGGCAACCCGGTGAGCTCGCTGGTGTCGTTCCTGATCTTCGTCGCGCCCGCCGCCCGCACGATGGCCGGGCGTTCGCCCGCCCTGCCGACCGGCACCGCGCGGGTGGGCGAGCGGTGGCAGTCGCCGCCGGGGCGCACCCAGTTTGCCCGGGTCGTCTATGACGACGAGGGCCGCGTCGTGCGCCCCGTGGGGGAGCAGGGCTCGCACGTGCTCGGTGGCCTCGCCGGGTCGCAGGCGCTCGCGATCGTGCCCGGCGACACCACCGAGGTCGCGGTCGGGGAGACCGTTGCCGTCATACCCCTGGCAGGTTTGGCATGA
- the galU gene encoding UTP--glucose-1-phosphate uridylyltransferase GalU yields MTSHQRVRKAVIPAAGLGTRFLPSTKAIPKEMLPVVDKPAIQYVVEEAARAGINDVLTVTGRNKAALEDHFDRHWELEQALEKKGDQMRLKRVQKSANLGNVHFIRQGEPLGLGHAVLCAETHVGDEPFAVLLGDDLIDERDPLLDTMIDAQQEYGGSVVALMEVPEDQIHLYGCAAVSQLPGAPEDVVRVDSMVEKPAIGEAPSNLAVIGRYVLAPEIFEVLRHTKPGRGGEIQLTDALLEMAQQPDKPGGGVTGVIFRGRRYDTGDRLDYLKAMVRLAVRHRDIGTDFRAWLMEWAESDEAHGRSGEHQEHLGH; encoded by the coding sequence ATGACCTCCCATCAGCGCGTCCGGAAGGCCGTGATCCCGGCCGCGGGGCTCGGCACCCGTTTCCTGCCCTCCACCAAGGCGATCCCCAAGGAGATGCTGCCGGTCGTCGACAAGCCGGCGATCCAGTATGTCGTGGAGGAAGCTGCCCGGGCCGGCATCAACGACGTGCTCACCGTCACCGGCCGCAACAAGGCCGCGCTCGAGGACCACTTCGACCGGCACTGGGAGCTGGAGCAGGCGCTGGAGAAGAAGGGCGACCAGATGCGCCTCAAGCGGGTGCAGAAGTCGGCCAACCTCGGCAACGTCCACTTCATCCGGCAGGGAGAGCCGCTCGGTCTCGGGCACGCGGTGCTGTGCGCCGAGACGCACGTCGGCGACGAACCCTTCGCGGTGCTGCTCGGCGACGACCTGATCGACGAGCGGGATCCGTTGCTGGACACCATGATCGACGCGCAGCAGGAGTATGGCGGCTCGGTCGTCGCTCTCATGGAGGTCCCCGAGGACCAGATCCACCTCTACGGCTGCGCGGCGGTCTCGCAGTTGCCGGGCGCGCCGGAGGACGTGGTGCGCGTGGATTCGATGGTCGAGAAGCCGGCGATCGGCGAGGCGCCGAGCAACCTCGCGGTCATCGGCCGCTACGTGCTGGCGCCGGAGATCTTCGAGGTGCTGCGGCACACCAAGCCCGGTCGTGGCGGCGAGATCCAGCTCACCGACGCGCTGCTGGAGATGGCGCAGCAGCCCGACAAGCCCGGCGGCGGCGTGACCGGGGTGATCTTCCGTGGCCGGCGCTACGACACCGGCGACCGGCTCGACTACCTCAAGGCCATGGTGCGGCTCGCGGTGCGGCACCGCGACATCGGCACCGACTTCCGCGCGTGGCTGATGGAGTGGGCCGAGTCCGACGAGGCGCACGGGCGCTCCGGTGAGCATCAGGAACACCTCGGTCACTGA